Part of the Sporomusa termitida genome, AATCTCTGATACCAGCAGTATGGTTTACTAGACCGAGGTGGAAAACCTGCCAGTGTTGAGTAGAAAAAATAATAGAGAAAACCCAAGGCCTCTGTAGCTCCTGCCGGACTTGACGCAATCAACTCCGTTATAGTTGTCCAGGGAAATGTAGATCCTAAGCCGGCGATTGCCCTTGAGGATAATTGCGTACTCACATTTTTGATCGTCACAGGCAGGGGCTTGCGGAGCATTGAGAGTAAAATTCAGTGACCTTTAACGATTTGTTCACAGGATCTTCACAATTTACTGCTACAATTACCTCAAGGTACTCAGTAACAGTAACTTGAGGAGGAAAATCAATAATGAACATGACCCATTATATGGAGCTTCTGGCTGTAAATCAGCCCTGGAATCTCATTATCTATATGGTGATTCCGGTTGCTCTGGCTGAAGCCCTGGTGGCGACCGAGTTTTTTGTGGTATTCAACAAAGACCGGGCCGGCGGTGCCCTCCGCACAATCAACAAATACATCGGCATTGTGCTCGGTTTCTATTTCCTCGGCATATTTCTGAACCTGATGATTACAGCCGTGCCGTCCATGCCCTGGCGCGGGGCTGCCGACAAACTGGCAGTCGGTTCCTATTTAAGCGGTGTGATTCCGCTTATGGGGATAGCCCTTTTAGAACTGGGGGTTATTGGCGGCGGTAAAACCGGAGACGAAAAATTAAAGCTGCATTTTATTTTGCTCACCGTATTCCTGGTTGTTGCTCATATTGCCATGATATTCGGTATGGTTGACCCGGCGATCATGGGCTGGGATCCCCATACTGCCCCGGCCCCCCTGCAGCACAATATGCCTCATTAGTAAGCAGAATTGCCTGATCCCTTGCAAACAGGGCAGGCAATTTCTGTCTGTTGCGGCGGCAGTTTCAGAACCTTGCCTCTTGCCGTTAAAGGCTGTACAATTGACAACATAGAGCAGCAACCGACAGAAGGCGGGATATTGATGAAGGCAGTCCCAGTTGATGAAAAACTAATTCCTACGTCCTGTATTCATAATTGCAGCGGCCGCTGTTTTCTCCACGCCCACGTTAAAGATGGTGTCCTGGTCAGGCTGTCACCGGGCGAGCAAGGGCCGGAAGCCCCTGATTGTCCCCAGACCAAGGCCTGTCTGCGGGGGCTTGCCCAGCGGCACTGGCTGGAACATCCGGACCGCCTGCGGTATCCCCTCAAACGGATTGGCCCGCGGGGAGAAGGCCGGTTTGCCAGGATCAGCTGGGAAGAGGCTTTGACAGTTATTGCTGCTGAAATGCAGCGGATTAAAACAACTTATGGCAATAGTGCCATCTATTTGAACTATGGCACCGGGGTTTACGGACAAATCAGTGATGCCTATGTCACCGGCGATGGCCAGGGGGCCTTGCCGAGATTTTTAAATATGTTTGGCGGCTATCTCCGGTATTACAATTCTTATAGCGCCGCCTGTTACACGGTGGCTGCCCCCTACACGTACGGAACTGTGGAAGGCCAGTCCCCTGCTGATCTGCCGAATGCCAAACTGATTGTTCTGTTTGCCGACAACCCGGCTGAAACCAGGATGGGAGGGGCCAACACCCCCTATTATTTAAGCCTGGCCAGAGACAAAGGCGCTAAAATTATTGTCATTGATCCCCGCTATAGCGATACGGCTGCCAGCCTGGCTGACGAATGGATTCCGGTAAAGCCCACGACCGATAATGCGCTGATTGCCGCCCTGGCCTATGTGCTGATGGCCGAGCAGCTGGTGGATCAGTCATTTTTGGACAGGTACTGTCTGGGCTATGACGAAGAACATATGCCGGCCGGCATTCCGGCCGGTAACTCTTTTAAAAGCTATATCTTAGGGCTGGGTGAGGATAAGACGGCCAAGACACCGGCCTGGGCGGAGGCGGTTACCGGCGTGCCGCAGGCGGACATTGTCCGCCTGGCCCGGGAGATTGGGCTGACCAAACCCTGTGCCCTGCTGCAGGGGCTGGGCTGGCAGCGGCATGCTTATGGGGAGCAGCCGGTAAGAGCGCTGCCGGTTTTGGCGGCTATGACCGGCAACATCGGGATCAAAGGCGGCGGCCCGGGGCTGCGGCCGGGCGGCCACAAGCTGCTGATGGGCTGGATGCCGGCCGGTACAAATGCGGTAGCGGCCCAGATCCCGTGTTTCACCTGGACCGAGGCCATTGTCAACGGCAAGCAGATGACTGCCGACCAGGGGGTGCGGGGGGTGGACTGTTTAGGCACTAATATCAAGCTGATCTGGAATTACGCTTCCAACACCTTAATCAACCAGCATGCGGATATTAACGCCACGGCCAGGATACTGGCCGATGAAAAGCAATGCGAATTTATTGTGGTCCATGACCTGTTTATGACGCCCAGCGCCAAATTTGCCGATATTGTGATGCCTGATGTCAGCCATTTTGAACGGGAAGATATTGTGACTTTTTCCTCCGGCATTGCCTATGCCATTTATCATCAAAAGGTCAGCGAGCCGAAGTTTGAATGCCGCAGCATCTATGATATCTGCAGCTGCCTGGCCGACCGGCTGGGGTTTGGCCCCGAATATACGGAGGGTAAAAGCGAGCAGGACTGGCTGCGGGAGTTTGTAAAAGTCGCGCAGTCACATGACGGTGAGTTCCCGGCTTTTGAGGAATTCCGCCGCCAGGGTATTTATAAACAGCAACCGGATAAGCCGGTGATTGCCTATGAGCAACAAATCCGGGAGCCGGGGGCCGCCCCCTTCGCGACCCCTTCCGGGAAAATTGAGCTTTTTTCACCGCGGTTATGGGCGCTGAAAACCCCGGAGATACCGGCTGTTCCCCAATACATACCGGCCTGGGAGGGACCGGAGGACCCGTTGCGCAAGCGCTATCCCCTGCAATGCATCGGTTATCACTCTAAGCGCCGGGTCCATTCCACGTTCGAGAACATTGCTTTGTTAGAGGCGGTAGAGCCGCATGCCCTGTGGCTTAATCCGGCCGACGCAAGCCTGCGGCAACTGGCCGCAGGCGATAAAGCCAGGGTATTTAATGACCGGGGCGAACTCATCATCACCGTCAGGGTGACCCCGCGGATTATGCCGGGGGTTGTGGCCATCCCCCAGGGGGCGTGGTGGACTCCGGATGCCGGGGGGATCGATCAGCGTGGTTCAATCAATACCCTGACAAAATACCGGCCAACGCCCCTGGCCTTTGGCAATCCCCAGCATACTAACCTGGTGGAGGTTGCAAAACTCTGAGGAGGACAGCATGAGCGGTCAAATTAATTTTCAGTTTCGTCAGGACCGGTGTGTTGGCTGCGCCACCTGCCAGCTTGCCTGTACAGAAAAAAATACCCTGGCACCAGGGCAATCATTCCGGTGGGTGCAGGAATTTGCCGGCGGTGGCTACCGCCAGAGCGGCCGGGGGCTGAGCAATAACGTCTATGCCTATTGGCGGTCTACGGCCTGCCGGCATTGCTGCCAGCCGGCCTGTGTCCGGGCCTGCCCGGCGGGGGCGGTCATAAAGCGACAGGAGGATGGGGTGGTACTGATTGACCAGCAGACCTGCACCGGCTGCCGCCAATGTGTTGCCGCCTGTCCCTATAGGGCTGTGCAGTATGATCAACAGCGCCAGCAGGCCCGGAAATGTG contains:
- a CDS encoding 4Fe-4S dicluster domain-containing protein produces the protein MSGQINFQFRQDRCVGCATCQLACTEKNTLAPGQSFRWVQEFAGGGYRQSGRGLSNNVYAYWRSTACRHCCQPACVRACPAGAVIKRQEDGVVLIDQQTCTGCRQCVAACPYRAVQYDQQRQQARKCDFCADLLARSGQPACVAACPMRALTVTFVPGRHG
- a CDS encoding DUF6803 family protein yields the protein MNMTHYMELLAVNQPWNLIIYMVIPVALAEALVATEFFVVFNKDRAGGALRTINKYIGIVLGFYFLGIFLNLMITAVPSMPWRGAADKLAVGSYLSGVIPLMGIALLELGVIGGGKTGDEKLKLHFILLTVFLVVAHIAMIFGMVDPAIMGWDPHTAPAPLQHNMPH
- a CDS encoding DMSO/selenate family reductase complex A subunit — protein: MKAVPVDEKLIPTSCIHNCSGRCFLHAHVKDGVLVRLSPGEQGPEAPDCPQTKACLRGLAQRHWLEHPDRLRYPLKRIGPRGEGRFARISWEEALTVIAAEMQRIKTTYGNSAIYLNYGTGVYGQISDAYVTGDGQGALPRFLNMFGGYLRYYNSYSAACYTVAAPYTYGTVEGQSPADLPNAKLIVLFADNPAETRMGGANTPYYLSLARDKGAKIIVIDPRYSDTAASLADEWIPVKPTTDNALIAALAYVLMAEQLVDQSFLDRYCLGYDEEHMPAGIPAGNSFKSYILGLGEDKTAKTPAWAEAVTGVPQADIVRLAREIGLTKPCALLQGLGWQRHAYGEQPVRALPVLAAMTGNIGIKGGGPGLRPGGHKLLMGWMPAGTNAVAAQIPCFTWTEAIVNGKQMTADQGVRGVDCLGTNIKLIWNYASNTLINQHADINATARILADEKQCEFIVVHDLFMTPSAKFADIVMPDVSHFEREDIVTFSSGIAYAIYHQKVSEPKFECRSIYDICSCLADRLGFGPEYTEGKSEQDWLREFVKVAQSHDGEFPAFEEFRRQGIYKQQPDKPVIAYEQQIREPGAAPFATPSGKIELFSPRLWALKTPEIPAVPQYIPAWEGPEDPLRKRYPLQCIGYHSKRRVHSTFENIALLEAVEPHALWLNPADASLRQLAAGDKARVFNDRGELIITVRVTPRIMPGVVAIPQGAWWTPDAGGIDQRGSINTLTKYRPTPLAFGNPQHTNLVEVAKL